GCCTCCTCGATACCGGTATCCGCCTCGATGACCAGCGGAACCGGATGCATCAGGTCGCGCACCTTCTTGGCGTGGTTGATATGAAAAGCATAGCCGATCCGCCCCAGAATCTGTTCCTCGATAAATTCGGTGCGGTTCATGATCCCGACCACCTGCCCCCCGTCCACCACCGGCAGGGCCTGCAACACCTTGTCGCTCTGAAACCGCTCCAGTACCGTGGTCAGCCGGTCGCCGGGATGCACCGGCGGAATCTGCAGCACAACCTCCCCGACCGCTTCCAGCATCCGCCCGTTGCCGTTTTCCACCGGCAGGCCGAACGGCATCGCCAGAGGCGGGGGACGCTGCGGCGTCGGCTCGGGCGGCTCAGCCTCAGCCGCATCCGGCGATGCCGCCACGTATTCCTGGGTCAAAAACCGTTCGAACTCGTCGCGCTCCATCGGCTTGCCGAACAGGTACCCCTGCATCAGATCGCATCCCAGATCACGCAGCAGGCGGTGCTGTGCCGCCTTTTCCACCCCCTCCGCCACGATCCGCAGGTTCAGCGACTTAGCCAGTGCCACGATGGCGCTGACAATGGCCAGGTCGTCGTCGTGCTCCACCAGGTCGCGAACGAACGAGCGGTCGATCTTGATAATGTCCACCGGCAGGTGCTTCAGATAGATCAGGGATGAGTAGCCGGTACCGAAGTCATCAATGGCCAGCCTGACCCCCAGCTCCTTGAGGCGGAAGATTCGCTCGGTCAGCTCGTTACTGTGCTCCATCAGCACCGATTCGGTCAGCTCACAACAGAGCGCCTGCGGCGGCAGGCCGGTCCGCTGCAGAATAGCGGCCACCCGCTCCACGAAGCGGGGATCCTTCAGTTGCCGGGCTGAAACGTTGACGGCAACCGTCAGGTCGCGATATCCCTGCTCCCGCCAGTGACGGCAATTACCGGCAGCCAGCTCCATGACCAGCTCCCCCAGCGGCACGATGGCGCCGTTCTGTTCGGCGATGGAGATGAAACGGTCCGGCCCCACCAACCCCAGCACCGGATGCCGCCAGCGTACCAGCGCCTCGATGCTGATCAGGCGCTTTCCCTCCCGGTCGAAGAGGGGCTGATAGTTGAGAAAAAACTCTCCGCGCCGGATTCCCTGCAGGATGCCGGCCTCAAGCTGCACCTGTTCGGACACGGCACGGTTCATTGCCTCCGAATAAAACTGAAAACAGCCGTCCTCGCCGCACTCCCGCGCCTGGATCATGGCCAGCCGGGCGTTGTGGAGCAGCGCCTCTCCCACCCGCCCGTCGCCGGGGAACACCGCGATACCGATATGCCCCTGCACCTGATACTCCCCGTCCGCCAGCACCACCGGTTCGCGGATGCACTCCAGCAGCTTGGTAAGCACCGGAATCAATTCCTGTTCCGTGGCGGTACGGGGCAGCAGCACCGCAAACTCGCCGTAGTGGGATACCGCCAGGGTATCGGTTTCACGCAGCGCCATGCGCATGCGCGCCGCCGCGGTCCGCAGCAGTTCATTGAAACTTTCATGTCCCGCCGCCACTCCCCGCGCCAAGGCGAGGGATATGACGGCAAAGGGCCGTTCCTCCCGGCTGTTGATGGCGATCAGGTGCTGCAGGCGATCCAGCAGCAGGTTGCGGTTGGGCAGGCCGGTCAGGGGATCGAAGCGGGTCAGCTCCTCCACCTGCAGGCTGATCTGTTTGTGCTGGGTGATGTCCTGGACAAACACAATGGTGCAGGGTTCCTCTCCGAAAACGAGCTGCCGGGCGCTGACCAGCCCGTAACGCAGCGCCCCGTCGCGGTGCACGAAGGTGGCTTCGAACTCGCGCACCACACCATCGCTGCGAAGGTACTGCAGCAGTGCGGCACGCTCCTCCCGGCTGTGCCAGAAGTTCAGTTCAGCTTCCCGCTGCCCCCTGATCTCGGCACCGTCGTAACCGGACATGGCGCAGAACGCCCGATTCACCAGCAGACAGCAGCCGTCCCGGTCCCTGACCACGACGATGCCGTTGCTGGAGGCTTCGAACACTCCGCTGAGCAGCTCCCGTGAGCGGGCCAGCCGCACGGCGAGCCGCGCAACCAGCACATAGATGATCAGGGCTGAGGTTGCCACGAAGAGCAGTCCCTTGCCGCTGGTAAGTTTTGCCAGCACGTGTGTGTCGGAGACGGCACGGGAGAGCGTACTGTCGCTCCAGAGCACCCAGAGCGATCCGATCAGGGCATACAGCAGGCTGATACGTAGCGGTGTCAGCAGAACGCCACTCCTGCGCAGCGGCGACAGCCCCTCGCGGGGAGCCTCTGTTGCGCCGGCGGCTGGCGATTTCCTTTCAACGGTCATGACGCGGTCTCCTTCACTGACAACCTATAGCGCCGACAGGTCACAGCCACGTGACGATCCTGCAAATCTTCGATGGAAATCCCCCTCCAATTTGTTGCCCAGACTTTGTCCGTCCGACACCTGATCGTCACGGGAGCGGCGTAGGCTTGCCCCGTACACTGACGACCAACGGAAACAATGGAGGAGATGACCATGAAATTTGAATCCCTTGACGACTACTACCTCTGGACCTGCGACTGGTGCGATTCCGAAAACCGGACCCTGTGGGTGAAGGTTGCCCAGGGAGATGTGGCCTGCGGGGCCTGCCACCTGAGCGCCAGCCATCCCACATCGGGCAGGGGGACTGAACATCGCAACGGCCGTATCATGGCAGGACTGTGCTAGACAGCTGCCGCGGGAGAGAAGGCAATGTGGATTATCCGTGCGCTGACCATGCAAACGCAGCTTGCAGAGCTTGACCGGCAGATGGACAAACTGCGCAAGCTGGTTGACCGTAACTCTCAGGCCACCGGAGGCAGATCATGAAGCAGATGCTTGAGCGACACATCCCCCCCTTGGCTGCGCGCCATCCCGCGTTGATGACGGTGGCATCGGCAACGGCAGGGCTTTTGCGCAGCATGGCCATCAAGCTCTACCGTCCCCGCCACCGCCCCCGTGAGCAGGCGCTGTGGGAACGATATCCCAGCCTCCCGGCGGTCCGCTGTCAACTGTACCGGGAGAAGTCGGCAGGCTCCAACCCCACCATCGTCATTGGCGGGTTTGTGCCGGATGCCACGGAAGCGGTGGAATTCCAGCGTCCAACTCTGCGCCGTCATGGTTCCATCTATTACCTGAACTTTCCCCGTAACGGTTTCAGTCAGGAACTGTTTGAGGGGCAGCTGGCCGACCTGATCGACGATCTGGCACTGAACGGGGAGCGTCCGGCACTTATGGCTGTCAGCTTTGGTGCCGGTCTGCTGGTGGAGTTCCTGCGTCGCGCACCTGAGAGTATTCATGAAAAGATACGTGGTCTGGTGCTGGTCAGTCCGGTGCTCTGCACTGCCGACCTGATCCGTGCCGCTGGGGAGCGCAGCGGCGGGGTACGCATGCTGGAGTCCAACCTGCGCAAGATCATGGGCGCCGACCCGGCCAACGAGTATGACCTGAACCGCCAGCTGGAGCGGGCCCGGCGTTGCTTCCAGGCCCTTTTCGAAGCAGGGGCGGAGAACCGGCCGCTCACCACCCGGCACCTTACCATCCGCAGCAGGATTTTTGAGGTGCTGGAACAAACCTCCAATCTGGGAGGATACGAACGGGTGCTGGCCCTGAAACGCTTTGCCGTCCCCTGTGGGCAGCGCAGCATTTACAGCGGCCCCAGCCTGCTGCTAGTGGCCGAGGATGAAGAAAGCGTACTGGTACCATCCTCCCCGACGCTCTGCCTGGTGCGTGACCACGAGCGGTTACGGGTGATGCTGCCGGATGTGCGGCTGCGCAAGGTCTCGTCGCCGGATGCCGCGGACCCGGTGGCCCATGCCTCACTGATCTTCCACCATCATGCCTTCAACCCGCTGCTGGAGGATTGGCTGGAACGGTTGCACCGTCATCCCCTCTGGGCAGTTGTCTGATGTTTGCGGCGCTCACCCCTCTGCTTCGTCTGCCGGTACGGATGGCAGCTCTCCGCCGCGCCCGCAGTTTTCATAGTCGCGATCCCCGTGGAGCACAGCGGGCACTGCTGCCCTGGCTGGTGTCTCGTGCAACTGTCACGGCTTTCGGGCAACAGCACGGTTTTCCGGCCCTTGCCGGCCTGTCGCCGGAACGCTTGTACCGGCAGTATTGCCGTCAGGTGCCGATCCGTACCTACCGCCAGTTCTGGGACAGCTATTTCGGCCCCTGCCTGCAGAACCGGCATGACGGGAAAAAGCTCGAGTTGCGTGACCTGACCTGGCCGGGCCTGATTCCCTGGTTGTGTGAAACCTCCGGCACCACGGCCCCCACAAAATACATCCCTTTCAGCAACGACATGTTTGCCGCCAACAGACGGGCAGCGCTGGATATGATGGCCTGTTATCTGGCCGCCAAACCGGAGAGCAGACTGATCGGCAACACGATGCTCTACATGGCCGGCCCCACCAGCCTGACCAGGATGGGCGACGGTGTACAGTCCGGCGATATGAGTGCCATAACCCTGCAACAACGTCCCTTCTGGCTTGAACCGTTTGTGGAGCCGAAGGAGCCGCTCTCGTCAGCCACCTGGGAGCAGCGGCTGGGCGGCATGGCCCGCCTGCTGATTGAAGACCGGCGTATCAGGGCGATTTCCGGGGTTCCGCCCTGGATACTCCTGCTGCTGAAACAGGTTGAACTGCTGTCAGGCCGGTCAGTGAGCAACGTATTGCCGCATCTTGAGCTGATCATCCACGGCGGTGCCAGTCTCGCTCCTTATCGGGATGAGTTTCTGACGTTGTTCGGAGAGCGGATGCCCGACCTCCTTGAACTGCTTCCATCCTCTGAAGCGTTCATGGGCTTTCAGGCGCAGGGAGAGCAGGGGATGCGTCTGACCCCTTTTTACGGCTGCTTTTTTGAATTTGTGCCAATGGAGCAGCTGGATGAAAGCGGCGCTCCACAGGCGGATGCCGTTGCGGTGCCGTTGTGGGAGGTGGTGCCGGGGCAGCGCTATGCCGTGATCCTCTCCACCTGCGCCGGACTCTGGCGCTACCATATCGGTGACACGCTGCGCTTTCTGGATACCGAACAGTACCGGATCGAGTTCACCGGACGGGATAAGTTTCTTGACCGCTTTGAGGAAAAGGTGACCCAGGGAGAGGCTGAGGCGGCGGTGGCGGCGGCCAATGAGCAGTTGGGTATTGCTGTGCGGGAGTTCATGGTGGGGCCGGATATCGGCGCCCGGCGGCATTGCTGGGTGCTGGCCTGCCGCTCCAGGGCTGTTTCTGCGGCACAGGTATCCGCTTTTCTTGATCGCGCGCTGATGACGGCAAATGCCGATTATGCAACATTCCGCAGCCAGGGGCGGATTCATGCGCCGCTAACGCTGCTGGCTGATGAAGATCTGATCTATCGCTGGTCACAAGAAGCGCGGGGCAAGCTGGGGGGGCAAAGCAAGATACCCCATATCGATCCCACCCCGACCGGCGGGATGGTGGCTGACCTGCGCACGTATATTCAACAGCACAGCAGCCGATAGCCGGCTGAATGTCTCGGAGGAGGAATTATGCAGATTTATTTTGTACGACATGCTGAGACTGTAGAGAGTGCGGAAAACCTTCCGGACGAAATGCGGTATCTGAGTAAACGAGGACGCAAACAGATCTGTAAACAGGCTAAAAACCTGAAGGGTCACAAGGTAAAGCCCACTCTGATACTGACCAGTCCGCTGGCACGGGCAGTTCAGACAGCAGAACTGCTGGCTGCGGAGTTGAAAACTGCGCAGATTGTCGTGCACCCCAGCCTGCTGCCCGACACGGAACCGGATGTAATAGCGGAGATGATTACGGAAATAGGGCCGCTCAAGGCTCTGATGGTGGTTGGTCACGATCCGCAACTGTCTGCCGTGGCAGCGCAGCTTCTAGGCTACGAACATGTCTCCAGGTTCCAGAAGGGGAGTTGCCTTGCCCTTTCCTGGAAGCCGGGTGAACATGCCGCTTTCATGTGGTCCGCTACCAGCAACGGTAAGATCCGAAGGCATAACAGGTAGACCGGAACGAAAGGCTTGATTGTCATGACCAGCTTATCAACCGCTTATGCAGGCATTGCAAGATTGCTCAGAGAGCAGGAACTCCCGAATGCGCCGGTTGACCATCAATGGGAAGAACTGCTCTACCGACTTACCAAAATGGATGATCCCGAAATGCGGGAATACGGTATGTGTGAGCTGAACACTATCCATGAGCAGGAATCACAAACAGCCCCTTCTTAAAAGGGGGAGCTTGACTGTCTCTGACTTCAGTCCATCGATGTACTACTGACCTGGGATGCCTTGTGGATACCTCCCATGGAATGAACTCGACCATAAAAAGTATCCGCTTTCTTCAGCATACCTCATTCTGCTGCAGGGCGTATTTATCACCAATTTGACACATGGCAGAAGCAGAACGGCAGTTATTATGTGCCACAACCTGTCAATAGGAATCTTACGATGTACAGGGAGACAAGACATCATGCTGTCGTCAATTGCAATGCGCCTGAGTATTAAGACAAAGCTGCTGATATTAATTGTGTTTATTTGCCTTGGTATAGGTAGCCTTGGAGGACTTCTCTGGAAGACCTCCAGTGTGATGGGGGGATATCTTGAGGAGCTGGGCATGAAAAACTTTCCCTCTGCACGCACAGCTCAGGAACTGCAAACCGTTAAAGCTCGCCAGGCCGCAAATCTGGCCTACTTCGTTGCTTCAAGAGATGAACGCTATCTGAAGGAGTACGAAAAAGGGAGAGAGCGATTTGATTTGCTGCTGGCGGAACTCGGCAAACATGAACAGACTGCTGAAGGCAAATCGGTCTTAGCCGAGATAGGCACGCTGAACGTAGAGTATTCTTACAAAGCAGACGATGTCATTTCCTTGTCCCGTGGTCGCTATGGTGAAGAGGCATTCAAGACACTGGAAGAGACGCTCGGGGCGCTGGACGAGAGTATTCTTCTGTTGTCACTGAAGATAGCAGACCGCAATACATCCTACATGGAACGCCAAAGCTCCACCGCAATGGCATCGGCTGAATGGTACAAAATCATTGCCATTGCTACTCCCTGCCTATTGATGCTCTCCCTGCTCTGGTGCTCGTTTTTGCTGGTGCGTTCAATTACCTCGTCCCTGGCAGGCGCTGTGGCAATGGCCCATGAAATTCGGAAAGGCAACCTGTCGGCCCGGGCAGCTGTGCTGAACCATGATGAAGTTGGCGAAATGGTTGCCGCCATGAACCAAATGGCTGAGCATCTTGGTCTGGCAATGACAAGAATTTCACAAAACAGCAACAGTATTACCGGGGCCGCAGATCAGTTGCATGTCATAGCCGTGCAGACTGCGCGATCCGCCGGCCAGGCTTCCAGCCAAGCAAACACCATAGCAACCGCTGCTGA
The window above is part of the Trichlorobacter ammonificans genome. Proteins encoded here:
- a CDS encoding EAL domain-containing protein, which produces MTVERKSPAAGATEAPREGLSPLRRSGVLLTPLRISLLYALIGSLWVLWSDSTLSRAVSDTHVLAKLTSGKGLLFVATSALIIYVLVARLAVRLARSRELLSGVFEASSNGIVVVRDRDGCCLLVNRAFCAMSGYDGAEIRGQREAELNFWHSREERAALLQYLRSDGVVREFEATFVHRDGALRYGLVSARQLVFGEEPCTIVFVQDITQHKQISLQVEELTRFDPLTGLPNRNLLLDRLQHLIAINSREERPFAVISLALARGVAAGHESFNELLRTAAARMRMALRETDTLAVSHYGEFAVLLPRTATEQELIPVLTKLLECIREPVVLADGEYQVQGHIGIAVFPGDGRVGEALLHNARLAMIQARECGEDGCFQFYSEAMNRAVSEQVQLEAGILQGIRRGEFFLNYQPLFDREGKRLISIEALVRWRHPVLGLVGPDRFISIAEQNGAIVPLGELVMELAAGNCRHWREQGYRDLTVAVNVSARQLKDPRFVERVAAILQRTGLPPQALCCELTESVLMEHSNELTERIFRLKELGVRLAIDDFGTGYSSLIYLKHLPVDIIKIDRSFVRDLVEHDDDLAIVSAIVALAKSLNLRIVAEGVEKAAQHRLLRDLGCDLMQGYLFGKPMERDEFERFLTQEYVAASPDAAEAEPPEPTPQRPPPLAMPFGLPVENGNGRMLEAVGEVVLQIPPVHPGDRLTTVLERFQSDKVLQALPVVDGGQVVGIMNRTEFIEEQILGRIGYAFHINHAKKVRDLMHPVPLVIEADTGIEEAARLIQGLSADLRLNNICVARRGSYLGMLDLRTLVDAMTALNLKLAKGANPLTGLPGNESIQREITRCLAQGSAFDIAYVDIDHFKPYNDFYGFERGDMAIRVVGDILRQMEEESALREGQRIFCGHIGGDDFIVISTAESGAVLARRLIAEFELRLPILHGAQDHAAGQYVSLNRRGEQESFSLLSLSVAIVSTARQPVESYAQLASLATEVKKSAKAIKGSSVVVRGVNGTAAGILSPSEAEQLDLAA
- a CDS encoding alpha/beta fold hydrolase, which gives rise to MKQMLERHIPPLAARHPALMTVASATAGLLRSMAIKLYRPRHRPREQALWERYPSLPAVRCQLYREKSAGSNPTIVIGGFVPDATEAVEFQRPTLRRHGSIYYLNFPRNGFSQELFEGQLADLIDDLALNGERPALMAVSFGAGLLVEFLRRAPESIHEKIRGLVLVSPVLCTADLIRAAGERSGGVRMLESNLRKIMGADPANEYDLNRQLERARRCFQALFEAGAENRPLTTRHLTIRSRIFEVLEQTSNLGGYERVLALKRFAVPCGQRSIYSGPSLLLVAEDEESVLVPSSPTLCLVRDHERLRVMLPDVRLRKVSSPDAADPVAHASLIFHHHAFNPLLEDWLERLHRHPLWAVV
- a CDS encoding GH3 family domain-containing protein, which translates into the protein MFAALTPLLRLPVRMAALRRARSFHSRDPRGAQRALLPWLVSRATVTAFGQQHGFPALAGLSPERLYRQYCRQVPIRTYRQFWDSYFGPCLQNRHDGKKLELRDLTWPGLIPWLCETSGTTAPTKYIPFSNDMFAANRRAALDMMACYLAAKPESRLIGNTMLYMAGPTSLTRMGDGVQSGDMSAITLQQRPFWLEPFVEPKEPLSSATWEQRLGGMARLLIEDRRIRAISGVPPWILLLLKQVELLSGRSVSNVLPHLELIIHGGASLAPYRDEFLTLFGERMPDLLELLPSSEAFMGFQAQGEQGMRLTPFYGCFFEFVPMEQLDESGAPQADAVAVPLWEVVPGQRYAVILSTCAGLWRYHIGDTLRFLDTEQYRIEFTGRDKFLDRFEEKVTQGEAEAAVAAANEQLGIAVREFMVGPDIGARRHCWVLACRSRAVSAAQVSAFLDRALMTANADYATFRSQGRIHAPLTLLADEDLIYRWSQEARGKLGGQSKIPHIDPTPTGGMVADLRTYIQQHSSR
- the sixA gene encoding phosphohistidine phosphatase SixA gives rise to the protein MQIYFVRHAETVESAENLPDEMRYLSKRGRKQICKQAKNLKGHKVKPTLILTSPLARAVQTAELLAAELKTAQIVVHPSLLPDTEPDVIAEMITEIGPLKALMVVGHDPQLSAVAAQLLGYEHVSRFQKGSCLALSWKPGEHAAFMWSATSNGKIRRHNR
- a CDS encoding methyl-accepting chemotaxis protein; translation: MLSSIAMRLSIKTKLLILIVFICLGIGSLGGLLWKTSSVMGGYLEELGMKNFPSARTAQELQTVKARQAANLAYFVASRDERYLKEYEKGRERFDLLLAELGKHEQTAEGKSVLAEIGTLNVEYSYKADDVISLSRGRYGEEAFKTLEETLGALDESILLLSLKIADRNTSYMERQSSTAMASAEWYKIIAIATPCLLMLSLLWCSFLLVRSITSSLAGAVAMAHEIRKGNLSARAAVLNHDEVGEMVAAMNQMAEHLGLAMTRISQNSNSITGAADQLHVIAVQTARSAGQASSQANTIATAAEEMAATSREIAQSCENAAEQSSQVGMAAKNGAEVVHSSIASLEKIAELVRQAAVSIDGLGKQSEQIGSIILTIGDIADQTNLLALNAAIEAARAGDQGRGFAVVADEVRALAERTSTATGEIEQMINAIQDETRHAVQYMEKGVHEVEQGASDAACSREALQHILSQIDALTEQVNRIACAAEEQTSTTSQISQNILGITEAVGSTAHGAEESANVIRQLVGMANGLREQVEYFRMIPEVATHDHGVSHEVGDVKHQGLSIRNLGSAAPRLVAT